One region of Faecalibacter bovis genomic DNA includes:
- a CDS encoding acyl-CoA dehydrogenase: MNFELNEEQLMIQQAARDFAKAELLPGVIERDETSTFPYDAVKKMGELGFLGMMVDPKYGGSGLDSVSYVIAMEEIAKVDASAAVVMSVNNSLVCAGMEKYCTEEQKQKYLVPLATGEVIGAFCLSEPDAGSDATSQKTTAVDMGDYYLLNGTKNWITNGGNASTYLVIAHTHPEKGHKGINAFIVEKGWEGFEIGPKENKMGIRGSDTHSLFFNDVKVPKENRIGEDGFGFAFAMNVLNGGRIGIASQALGIAQGAYELALEYAKIRKAFGTEIINHQGVSFKLADMATNIAAARMLCYKAASEKDAGQDISISGAMAKLFASTTAMNVTTEAVQIHGGNGYVREYHVERMMRDAKITQIYEGTSEIQKIVISRGIAK; the protein is encoded by the coding sequence ATGAATTTTGAATTAAATGAGGAACAGTTAATGATTCAACAAGCAGCAAGAGATTTTGCTAAAGCTGAATTATTACCAGGTGTTATCGAACGTGATGAAACTTCTACATTTCCATATGATGCAGTAAAGAAAATGGGTGAACTTGGATTCTTAGGAATGATGGTTGATCCAAAATATGGAGGTTCAGGATTAGATAGTGTTTCTTACGTTATTGCTATGGAAGAAATCGCAAAAGTTGATGCTTCTGCAGCTGTTGTAATGTCTGTAAACAACTCATTAGTTTGTGCAGGTATGGAAAAATACTGTACAGAAGAACAAAAACAAAAATATTTAGTACCATTAGCAACAGGTGAAGTTATTGGAGCATTTTGTTTATCTGAACCAGATGCTGGTTCTGATGCAACATCTCAAAAAACTACAGCTGTAGATATGGGAGATTACTATTTATTAAATGGAACAAAAAACTGGATTACTAACGGAGGTAATGCTTCTACATATTTAGTTATAGCTCATACACACCCAGAAAAAGGACACAAAGGTATCAATGCTTTTATTGTAGAAAAAGGATGGGAAGGATTTGAAATTGGTCCAAAAGAAAACAAAATGGGTATTCGTGGATCGGATACACACTCATTATTCTTTAACGATGTAAAAGTTCCTAAAGAAAACCGTATCGGAGAGGACGGATTTGGATTCGCTTTCGCTATGAATGTTTTAAATGGTGGACGTATCGGAATTGCATCTCAAGCTTTAGGTATTGCTCAAGGAGCTTACGAATTAGCTTTAGAATATGCTAAAATCCGTAAAGCATTCGGTACAGAAATTATTAATCACCAAGGTGTATCTTTCAAATTAGCTGATATGGCAACAAATATTGCTGCAGCTCGTATGTTATGTTACAAAGCAGCATCTGAAAAAGATGCAGGTCAAGATATTTCTATCTCAGGAGCGATGGCAAAATTATTTGCTTCTACAACTGCAATGAATGTTACAACAGAAGCTGTACAAATTCACGGTGGAAATGGTTATGTTCGCGAATATCATGTTGAGCGTATGATGCG